The Gammaproteobacteria bacterium genome includes the window GTCGCACCAACTTCGTTCGACAGCGCACTGGTGCCTGCCGCGTTGACAGCAGCCATTTTGAAGAAATATTTTGAACCGTTGGACAATCCGGTGATGACCACGCTGGTTCCAGTGACGCCGGTTTTTACTGGAGTCGTGGATTCACCGCCCGCCGTCATGCCCTGAAAAACTTTGTAGCTCGCAGCTCCCGCCACCGCTGCCCAATTCAACGTCACCTGGGCATTGCCCGCAACACCAGCAATCACCGGCACAGATGGACGCGCCAGAAAGCTCGCGGTCGTTGTTTTGTCTGCGTTCATGGTCACGACGCAGGAAGTGCTGGTTCCCGTGCAGCCCCCGGACCACTTGGTAAAAATCGACCCCGTGCTCGGCGTTGCCTTCAGTGTCACGCTCGCACCCGGCGTGTAGTTTTCGCTGCAATCCGTCCCGCAATTAATCCCCAACGGGGTACTAATCACCGTGCCATTACCGGATTTAACGACGTTCAGAGAATACAGGGCGGGATTAAAGGTCGCGGTCACCGTCGTTGCGGCGTTCACGGTCACGACGCAAGTGCTCGCGGTTCCCGAGCAGCCGCCGCCGCTCCAGCCCGCGAAGCTCGATCCCGCAGCCGGCGTCGCGGTCAACGTCACGTTCGTGCCATTGGCATAATCCTCATTACAGTCCGTGCCGCAATCAATTCCCGCTGGATTACTGATTACTGTTCCGCTCCCCGTACCCAACTTGGCGATATTCAAATTAAAAGCCAAAAAATCAAATGACTGTCCAGCGCGCACGAGGCGCACCTGCCACGCGCCATTCTTACCGTGGTAGCCGGCGTCCCCATTGCTGAAAAGGACGTACCACGCGGTATCCGAATAGCCGGCGTAGGCCGAAGCCGACCAAAAACCCGACGCGGATGTCCCTGGAAATAAAGAGTTATTTATAGACGGCTCATAACAACGTTCTTCAATAATAGAACTTAACTCTTTGACATTTGGTAATCGCCAATCGGTCTGTCCAGCAAAACCACCTGCATCATTATGGCTTTTCACTACCTGTAGTGCTTGCTGCCAAGTGTAGGACTGAGCAGGGTTAGAACAGTTGTTGCTCCAGGACTGCCCTTCGGAGCAACGTTTCCACATTAAGCCGGTACGAGTGTCAGTAACCGTGCCATCACCATGATTGATAAAAGCCGCTGTTGGCGTAGATGCCGGAATAGCGGTATTACAACCCTGCCCCCAACTTACCAGGGGAGAACTCAGCGAAGAAATCGAGAGTAATGAGAGGTGGATTCAAACTCGAAGTGCAACTTTTGA containing:
- a CDS encoding conserved hypothetical protein (Evidence 4 : Unknown function but conserved in other organisms); this encodes MWKRCSEGQSWSNNCSNPAQSYTWQQALQVVKSHNDAGGFAGQTDWRLPNVKELSSIIEERCYEPSINNSLFPGTSASGFWSASAYAGYSDTAWYVLFSNGDAGYHGKNGAWQVRLVRAGQSFDFLAFNLNIAKLGTGSGTVISNPAGIDCGTDCNEDYANGTNVTLTATPAAGSSFAGWSGGGCSGTASTCVVTVNAATTVTATFNPALYSLNVVKSGNGTVISTPLGINCGTDCSENYTPGASVTLKATPSTGSIFTKWSGGCTGTSTSCVVTMNADKTTTASFLARPSVPVIAGVAGNAQVTLNWAAVAGAASYKVFQGMTAGGESTTPVKTGVTGTSVVITGLSNGSKYFFKMAAVNAAGTSALSNEVGATPRGASPKPDFVVANLSWKPANPGANGFFDVDVTIKNQGTTGAEGGYLDIWANQATAQGCGAEGDAWTSIGNLAAGASRTVTLTLKVPTGGTRTLRAFVDSWCETVESNEANNQFTRTYVVTPAAPTISAVVGNGQVTLKWTAVTGATSYKVFQGLTAGGESMIPVKTSVTGTSVVITGLTNGTAYFFTLAAVNAGGTSAWSNEVSATPAP